In the genome of Sander lucioperca isolate FBNREF2018 chromosome 18, SLUC_FBN_1.2, whole genome shotgun sequence, the window cttttgcagattTTCTTGATATGCGGTTCAAATTGGCAGTAAATTTGAATGTAAACCGACTACAGATTAGCACTGTAAAAAAAGCCACATCAGTTTGTGCTTTGGAATCACAATGACCACTTGAGAAACTGCAAGCAATAGACATCCAGCCCCACATTAGCCATCAAGTTACTACCAGACCAAGTAGCTGTAGTAGCAAAATCCTTGAGTGTAACTTGAAATTAAGCCAATGTGTGTAATATTGCTTCTAAATGTAACTTTTTATTTAAGGAATAATGTGTTATTTCCTCTTtcaaaaggttaaataaaagccTCGTGAATGTTTTCATCTTCATGAAAACATCAGATACTTACAGATAGATGCTTCATTCTGTTATTCACTTCTACAGAGATATAATTTAGTATCTATGGATGCTTCAGATGAAGAACATTTCCAACGCTGCGGAAAATGCTAAGCTGCAACTTTAGGAGTTGTAAATAAATCTGGGGCTCCATCTGTTTTTACACCATTAAGTATATGATTACTTCTGCTCTGAACATGGGCCAATTTGTAAAATATGACACTAAAAACTATCAGTGAAGTAAGTTTCAAAATAATTCTTAATTTCTTAGTCGTATGTGAAGTGATAGCTCAATAACTGGAATAGTTAACCTCATGTAGTTTGTATTAGGAGAGATGAGAAGAGTGATTAATGTACCCACTGTAGCTGTAGTAATGTACTATAAATGCAAAGAAGGCTGTGTTGATGGATGGTCTGAGGAGAATTAGTTAGACTATGTGGCTACAGAGTAGCAGCTTTTATTACAACAGTACAACACCAGCACCATCAAAACCAACAGGCTATAACATTACACTTTTACAGCTCCTTACTGAAGGCCTTCTGGGGTCCTGTGTGGCATGAACTTGCAGGCTGGCTCGATTAGCGACTGACCTTTCATTATTGTCTGTCCATCATCAGCGAGCCTCAGGCCACTGGGAAGAGCCCCTGCTCCAAACTCCAATATTTTTTATGGATTTGGGTTGCTGTATAGCATACTTCAGAACAGCACAGACGTCTGGAGCAAACAGACAATGATGAGTGAAATGATTGGTAACACAAGTAAGGCAGGGGCAGTCTGGTAATTGGTGATAAAGCCTGTTGTTGAATTAGATAACAAATTCAAATGTGAGATTTCATGTGTACATTGTCACACTGGGGAAACAAATAACAACAATCAAAGTTAAAGTTCGTAATAATAAATACAACTCTACACTATATCAATAGGTACTATTTTTCAAGTTTCACACTCAAATGCTAATTTGCTGCTTTGGGAGTGTGAAAGGATTTGATGACAGTGAATCCTGATTGGTGCGCGGAAGCACATGACATCATCTTCTTCCAACTTTGGTCAAACCAGTGAAAAGAGCAAATATTATTTCTCATATGAAAAACTGTTTTAAGCTTATAATATGTTGTGATCTTGAAGGACCCAATTGCTCATAGTTAGAGGCTGAATGAAAAAAAGGTGTATTCAGGACCTTTAACATTTTTTCAATTGGAGAATGTAAATTCCTCCCTCCAATCAGTCAGTTCCCGTCAGCTCAGATTTTGGGAGGTAGTAAGCACTGACGTAGAGTAGGCTTTCTTTCACAGAAAGATGATCTCATAAGACAGGATGAACTTATAACCCCCACTGCAAAACTAGCCAACAGCatgggaaaaaaatcttttcatttCAATCACTGGCCAACGGGTCAAAGATCCCACTTTAAGATGGCTCATTCACCCCCGGAAACCTGGATGTCTACTGTGACGAAGCTCCTTTTTAACGACCAAACTAAACTCACACTAATGCAGCGCCCAGGCTCACAGAATCTGGTTCACTTTGATTTATGCTCTTTGATGAGGCTGCATCTTCTTTATGAAGATcctttatgatgtgtgaaattATTCATTTAGGGGTGCATGGCCCTGAGCGGGAACACCTCTACTTGAGAACCACCAAACACTCCTCAACTGTTTTAATTCGTCCTGGCATCGTATATATTTACTGCAATAGATGCTGGTTCAGGTTTTAATCACAGTCATAAAACTAAGCCAATAATATGTGGTTTCTTTGCCAGATCACTGACCAAGGGAATCTTTTACATTCTACTATAAATTACGCTCTGTTTGAATAAGCTTGAATCATTAAAGAACAGATTCGTAAATCCCCCATCAAAGAGGGATACGATGTGAGGAATCGAGTCGGTAATCTTTTCATTACATTTCCTCTCCAATGTTTACAGCACTCTCTCTGTAAAAGGGAAACTacaatgacaaaaataaaagcCTATTGGAGGGACTTTGATCTTGTCTTCATGATGCCATAACAGCATCCTGAATATTCCCTGTGAGCTTTCACACAAAAGACAGATCTTCTTTTTACCATTAGCATGATAGCATGAAGTGCTATCTGAATAAGACGCTTGCAGAATGCCAAATTATCATTTCCTTTAATCTGATTGTCAGGTGAGGCAGCTGTGAAGAACTCTTTATCAGCGTAGCCATTGGCCTTGGTGAGAATATACTGATGTGACCATACACGCACGGTTAAACCATAGTTGCGTGTCAGGTCATGTAATGTGGTATGTTTCGCTTACAGGCTATTTGggctatatactgtacatgctgcAGCTCAAAGTGTCCCAATTCTGATGTTATTCATGTGTCCCAGTTTTGATGTTTTCTGATCAGTGTGAAGCTGCATGGAGTCACAGTTTTCCAATTCCCATCTGGACAACATGGGATCAGGGTCTGCATCCTCCAGCAGCTTGAATATTAATATACAATCCAGAATTTGTCAGCACTGCCATGGCTCTGTTACTGTGTGAGAAGATGCACTAATTAGGCCCAAACCAGGAGACATACACTTTAAGTGAACTGTGGACAACAAGCAGGAGATTCCTTCTTTTGTTACCAGAGTCTACAGCCAAGTGCTGTGAGGCTACTTAGGcgcagtggtgctttgagctgcatgctaacatcagcatgctaacatgctcacagtaACAATAGTATTTTGTTATTATGTTGATGCAGGTGTAAAGCTTGTCCACCATCCTAAGCccttttcacacatgcactgcaacacTGAACTTATCTAGAAATGACACAGGGAAGCTGTATGTGAGAATGTGAATGTAGTTGGACCATTAAAAAGACTTTACCTTGCCAGCTCCCTAGTACAAAGTTTGTTTAATGTCCGATTTAGCCCATTTATGAGGAATAGAGCAGGGCATTGTCCGGAGAATTCCCAGTGAGCGAGTGGGCGTGTTGATGTTGTTTCTATCATGCGGGCAGGCTGGCACGAAACTAGAAGTATACAAACATCTGAAAGTGAAGAACAAGGGTGATTTGCACGAAGACGCCAACGACaatgtctaactggagagaTGACTGGATTCAGGAACTTCTGTCGCTAAGGGCCAACGCCAAAATCATCAGACTTATTCAAGGAACGGCAAAAGACTTGACTGTTTATGGCAAAATTACAAACCGGCTATGTGATAGCGTTGTAGTCCGTGTCCTGTTCTGCCCCAGGCCCCACCGCTTGTCTTAACCAAATGGAGTATTTCCAGTAGATGGGGACACATCTGATAGGaacaatctcctgttgtgtactacatgtgtgaaagggcAACTATCAGAAAAATCTGGTCCAGACGTTGTCCGGAGTTCATATGAGAAAACATCAGATAAGAGCAGTAATTTGGCCTTGAAGGTCTATAGTGTGGACATCAGTGGCTGCTTTGAAGGCATCAGCCAATTTTTCAGTCACTATGTTTTTATTGTCGTGTCTCTGTATGTTATTCACCATGTTGGGTACTGTACACTTTTCCTGATGTGAGTGTGTAATGAATCCAGTGTTCAAGCTTGACTAGTGAATTAACACCTGTAACAGCCAACTGGTAGACAGCGTCTGAACAGGAGGTACAGACTGAGCTGTCAAAATAGCCTGCAGAGATGCAAGAAGGATCCAGTAATATACAAATTGCATTGCCCATGTAATATTATACTGACCATACGAGCAAAAATGACATAAAGTTTGAATAGTTACAACATAATGTTTACTATATGACATGATATAAATAGCAAAATAAAGCTGGAAAAAGTCATTACTGATCAATACAATACTCAGTGACAGAGAGATATGGGTTagaggaacattttaaaatattacaactgATATCATTTAGGGAATAGGATTCATAGAAAAGGACTTAAAAGGAAATATGTTAACATCACTGTTTAAGTCCGTAAACAAAATTTCAACTACTGGAAACTCTTTTATTTTAGGGGTATGATTGagatttatttccatttgaaaatatACCCATAAATTTGTCATATGAAAACAATTATACAACCTTGAACATTTTATCACAACAGGATCACACAAGTTAACACCCACATCCCTGCATTACAAAGAATTGCCCTTTagttgtttctttttatttaacatttaaaacattttcaacaaaaaaactaaacaatacAAGATTCCGCTACAACTTTCAAATTGCCATCTATTAAATACCCACAACCCCATGGTGCCCTAGGGAAGAATCCGGACACACTAGTTTGAAGTGGTGCGATCAAAGAAAAATGTGAGAGGGGGGAAATTCAACCCATAAATCTGCGAAGCTCAACTTTGTCTTGTCCCAAAGAGGATACCAGCCAGTAAATCTTTGCCATTATATCTGGCCACCGACTCTTTTATATCATATCAAGGGATTTGTCTGGCAGGAAAATCTGCCCATGATTTATTATGTTATAAAATGGGTTTAACATGCCATTTCTGTAGCTGGAAGCATTTTTTCAGAGTAATAACAACACTCACCACTGCTATTTCTCAGGAAAAATGTCTAGTGCTGCTGGTAAGTGAGCTCTATGTTAAAGACAAACCTCAGATCTTACATTGTAACTACTGTCTTTGTGGGTATTTAACGTTTCCTTGAgtttacaaaaatgttggaatCATTCCAAGGGGAACAATGACCTATTTCAAAATGTATGCAGCATTTCTCTTGAATATAATAATTGTGATTTTGCATACAAACTTAGAGAATCCTCTCTTTTACTCAACAGTGACAATACTGTTGTTACAATGACCGAACAAGAACAAAGGCCTGGAAAAATGCTTTGGACCCTATCATTCCTTTTAATTGTTCCATCCAACGAGAAAGGCAATGCGTGCACATGCACAAAGAAACGCACAAATGCAACATTCGCGCACTGATGCACTCTCACATACACGCGCACACATGAACACAACACACTACCTTTCATACTGCAGCTAAGATGAATATTAGACGATTTAGTCCAGACATGTTGCAGCGATGATAGCTTTACTGCCACGCGAAGATGTCCCGTCACTCCCAGCGGCTCCCTCCTTCACCTTGATGTCACGGTGAATCGACAACATCATTACTCATCACATCACCACTGAAACACATGCCTAGTGCAGCACTATATCACTCCCATATTGATATGTTGATTATAGTATTATATtcaatgtactgtatgagaACATTATTTCATATAAACACATCCACGGTTTTGACTTTTATATTCACATGCCCACTTTATCACTAGACCACCGTCATATTGACACCCACTATATTAGTACGTCACTTTCGTCACAATTCCACTGTGTCTtagaaaaaacttttttttttcagctgatATGTGTGCACTTTGTTGTAGACTTTGCTATCCTATTCGTCAGTCTgcattgtttttaaatcattttcatgTTGACCCGTCGTGGGCCACTTGTTTCTGCCACGTCTGCTGATGCCCCGTTGGATTTGCGAGGGACATACTCAATATCAAAGTTGCTCTTATGGCGTCCTTTCCCTCGGCTCCAGGCGAACAGAAGCAGGAAGCAGAAGATGACCACACCTAGGAAGGACAGGCAGCCCATGGCTGTAGATATAATGATAGTCTTAATGTCTATAGGGACTGTCATGTTGTACAGTACTGTCCCATTCCCCCATGTGCTGTTAGAGTCTGTCAGATAGTTTGAGCTCCTGTTGCTATAGTGAGATCTGTCCCCAATGCCCAGGCTCTTCACAGCTAAAGAGGCTGACAGACTAGCTTTGCCAGCAGGGTTACTGGCAATACACAAGTACACCCCGCTGTCATGCAGCTCTGCTGCCTTGATCTCCAGGGTACCATCTTGTTGGACTTCTACCCTGCCACTGCTCTTGGTTGTGATGTTGCGTCTGTGAGGTGTAATCCAAACCACTGAGGGCCGAGGCGCTCCTTCTGCAATGCAGCTCAGGCGGGCCGGCTGACCCTCATCAGCCATCAGCAGCTGGGTCGTGTTGGGTCCAATCCGTGGTTTGGTGCAGGTCATGTATCTGGAGACCAGAGGCTCCTTGAGGTCACGGAGAGGTTTACCCAAGAGGTGCTCTGGGGCGCTGCACTGTGGCTGCACATCCAGAATCTGCAGAGAAGGGGGCTTATGGCTATTGAGCAGCCAAAGCAATCTGCAGTCGCACACTAATGGGTTTCCACCCAGACAGAGTCTCTGGAGGCTGTCTGGTGAGGCAAACACTCCACTCTCCAGAGAGTCCAGGCGGTTCTCCGACACATCCAGTAGTTGCAAAGATTTGAGGCCCATAAATGCAAAGGGCTCAATAGAAATCAGCTGAGCCCCTTGGAGGTGGAGCTCCAGCAGGTATGGGAGTTGGCCGAGCTCTCCCTGATGGATGTGCTGGATGCGGCAGTAGGACAAGTTGAGATGTGTGAGGTAGGGCAGGTTGCGCAGTGCTGCGCCGGGGAAGGCAGACAGGTTAGTGTTGGTTATGAACAACGTTGTGAGGTTGAGGCCATGCAGTGAGAGAGGAGGCAGTGTATCTAGCCAGGGCCAGTAATCAATCTCTAATCGGCGGAGACGGAATAACCTCTTAAAGGAGTAAGGCTTGAGAAAACTAATGCTCAGGTAGCGCATGCGCAGTTCGACAAGGCTGTGCAGATGTGCCAGAGCATCAGAAGGAACCACGGTCAGATTGGAACGTTCCAGAGTCAGACTTTGGAGTCCAAGTAATCCTGTAAAAGCCCGCTGAGAGATGAAAACCAGTTCGTTGTCACCCACCTCAAGGGACGTCAACCTGCGCAGATCTTGGAAGGCATGATCCAGGAGAACCACCAGTCGGTTGTGGCTGAGGTCAAGGCGGGTGAGGTTGGTCAGGCCTGACAGCACGCCGGCAGGAACCAGCTGAAGCAAGTTGCTGCGAAAGTTGAGTGAGCGGAGAGCAAGCTGAGAACGAAAGGAGCCGGGCTCGACCACACTGATGAGGTTGTCGCTAAGGTCCAGGTCCTCCAGCTGCTGGAATGAAGTGAAGTTGTCTGGCGTGATGATACGTAGTTTGTTCTTACTGAGGTCCAGGACGCGCGTCTCAATGGGGATGCCTTCAGGGATGGTGGGCAGGCGCTTGCGGTGGCAACTAACCGACTTGCTTTGGGCAGAGCACTCA includes:
- the lingo2b gene encoding leucine-rich repeat and immunoglobulin-like domain-containing nogo receptor-interacting protein 2b is translated as MRHPALNHCHLFLGGALLLLLASPALSCPARCECSAQSKSVSCHRKRLPTIPEGIPIETRVLDLSKNKLRIITPDNFTSFQQLEDLDLSDNLISVVEPGSFRSQLALRSLNFRSNLLQLVPAGVLSGLTNLTRLDLSHNRLVVLLDHAFQDLRRLTSLEVGDNELVFISQRAFTGLLGLQSLTLERSNLTVVPSDALAHLHSLVELRMRYLSISFLKPYSFKRLFRLRRLEIDYWPWLDTLPPLSLHGLNLTTLFITNTNLSAFPGAALRNLPYLTHLNLSYCRIQHIHQGELGQLPYLLELHLQGAQLISIEPFAFMGLKSLQLLDVSENRLDSLESGVFASPDSLQRLCLGGNPLVCDCRLLWLLNSHKPPSLQILDVQPQCSAPEHLLGKPLRDLKEPLVSRYMTCTKPRIGPNTTQLLMADEGQPARLSCIAEGAPRPSVVWITPHRRNITTKSSGRVEVQQDGTLEIKAAELHDSGVYLCIASNPAGKASLSASLAVKSLGIGDRSHYSNRSSNYLTDSNSTWGNGTVLYNMTVPIDIKTIIISTAMGCLSFLGVVIFCFLLLFAWSRGKGRHKSNFDIEYVPRKSNGASADVAETSGPRRVNMKMI